In one window of Bradyrhizobium diazoefficiens DNA:
- a CDS encoding chloride channel protein, with the protein MRQTPDLTGGLPRPRGKPGDFTADRRVLVLIGMALLVGSLGAGAAWVLLKLIALVTNLVWFGHLSTANVSLANAHPGTWMVLAPALGGLVVGLMARFGSEKIRGHGIPEAIEAILIGGSRMQPKVAILKPLSSAVSIGSGGPFGAEGPIIMTGGAIGSIFAQCFHLTAAERKTLLVAGAAAGMTAIFGTPIAAVLLAVELLLFEWKPRSFLPVVTAAVISAAWRPLLFGTGPLFPFAERPDLPWWGLAAAIGVGIIAGLQSGLMTRLLYVIEDLFDHLPVHWMWWPMLGGLVVGLGGLIDPRALGVGYDVIADLLSGHMVRDEVIRLLLVKSAIWVIALSSGTSGGVLAPLLILGGTAGWLEGLVLPGGASFWALVGMAAMMGGTMRSPLTGVMFAIELTGNIDMLLPLLAATGAAHAVTVLLLKRSILTEKIARRGQHITREYAIDPFELMRTVDVMVTNVDTLPVDMPIDAAVAFFTSDQRRHKSYPVVAADGRLSGMVTRADVLRWRTEGDHQAATLDDVVSDTSAVVAHPDDVLGRVADLMVASDLGRLPVVDRASHRVVGLVARKDLLRIRAVVNAQEEDRNAYFLREKALVPEARIAEGQPL; encoded by the coding sequence ATGCGCCAGACCCCCGACTTGACCGGCGGCCTCCCGCGTCCTCGCGGCAAGCCCGGAGATTTTACCGCTGACCGCCGTGTGCTGGTCCTGATCGGCATGGCGCTGCTGGTCGGTAGCCTCGGCGCCGGGGCCGCCTGGGTGCTGTTGAAGCTGATCGCGCTAGTCACCAATCTGGTCTGGTTCGGCCATCTCAGCACCGCGAATGTTTCGCTGGCGAATGCCCATCCGGGGACGTGGATGGTGCTCGCGCCTGCACTCGGCGGTCTTGTGGTCGGGTTGATGGCGCGGTTCGGGTCGGAAAAGATACGCGGACACGGCATTCCCGAGGCGATCGAGGCGATCCTGATCGGGGGCAGCCGGATGCAGCCGAAGGTCGCGATCCTGAAGCCGCTGTCCTCGGCGGTGTCGATCGGAAGCGGCGGACCATTCGGCGCCGAGGGACCGATCATCATGACGGGCGGCGCGATCGGATCGATCTTCGCCCAGTGCTTCCATCTCACCGCGGCCGAGCGCAAGACGCTGCTGGTCGCGGGCGCGGCCGCCGGCATGACGGCGATCTTCGGCACGCCGATCGCAGCGGTCCTGCTCGCGGTCGAGTTGCTGCTGTTCGAATGGAAGCCGCGCAGCTTCCTGCCCGTGGTGACGGCGGCGGTGATCTCGGCGGCGTGGCGCCCGCTGCTGTTCGGGACAGGACCGTTGTTTCCGTTCGCGGAGCGGCCGGACCTGCCCTGGTGGGGCCTTGCGGCTGCGATCGGCGTCGGCATCATCGCCGGACTGCAATCAGGGCTGATGACGCGGCTGCTCTACGTGATCGAAGATTTGTTCGACCATCTGCCGGTACACTGGATGTGGTGGCCGATGCTCGGCGGCCTCGTCGTTGGCCTCGGTGGGCTCATCGATCCCCGTGCGCTCGGCGTCGGCTATGATGTCATCGCCGATCTCTTGTCCGGCCACATGGTGCGCGACGAGGTGATCCGGCTCTTACTGGTGAAGTCCGCGATCTGGGTGATCGCGCTGAGTTCCGGCACGTCGGGCGGCGTGCTGGCGCCGCTGCTGATTCTCGGCGGCACGGCTGGCTGGTTGGAGGGACTGGTGCTGCCGGGTGGCGCATCATTCTGGGCGCTGGTCGGCATGGCCGCGATGATGGGTGGCACGATGCGCTCGCCGCTGACCGGCGTGATGTTCGCCATCGAGCTGACCGGCAATATCGACATGCTGCTGCCGCTGCTGGCGGCGACCGGCGCGGCGCATGCCGTCACAGTGCTGTTGCTCAAGCGTTCGATCCTGACCGAGAAGATCGCGCGCCGTGGCCAGCACATCACACGCGAATACGCGATCGATCCGTTCGAGTTGATGCGTACGGTCGATGTCATGGTCACGAACGTCGACACGTTGCCGGTCGACATGCCCATCGACGCGGCGGTGGCTTTCTTCACCTCGGATCAGCGCCGCCACAAATCCTATCCCGTCGTCGCTGCCGATGGACGGCTGAGCGGCATGGTGACCCGCGCCGACGTGCTGCGCTGGCGCACCGAAGGCGATCATCAGGCGGCGACGCTCGATGACGTGGTGTCGGATACATCGGCCGTGGTCGCGCATCCCGATGACGTGCTGGGGCGGGTCGCCGATCTCATGGTCGCTTCCGATCTCGGGCGGCTGCCGGTGGTCGATCGCGCCAGCCATCGCGTGGTCGGCCTGGTCGCGCGCAAGGATTTGCTGCGAATTCGCGCGGTCGTGAACGCGCAGGAGGAGGACCGCAACGCTTATTTCCTGCGCGAAAAGGCGCTTGTGCCGGAGGCGCGGATCGCGGAAGGTCAGCCCCTCTGA
- a CDS encoding Lin0512 family protein, translating into MTRVRCITEMGMGVDVHGRDATKAAKRAVSDAIRHSSLGFFRMIDKTANDMFVDVTIGVPNPEAVDKEAVAKELPYGTVTVNAVKGGLEIPSATEQANDPILIANAAVIVSFDKD; encoded by the coding sequence ATGACTCGCGTTCGCTGTATCACCGAGATGGGCATGGGCGTCGACGTTCACGGCAGGGACGCCACCAAGGCGGCGAAGCGTGCCGTGTCGGATGCGATCCGGCACTCGAGCCTCGGTTTCTTCCGAATGATCGACAAGACCGCCAACGACATGTTCGTCGATGTCACGATCGGCGTGCCGAATCCCGAGGCTGTCGACAAGGAAGCGGTTGCCAAGGAGCTACCCTACGGCACCGTGACCGTCAACGCGGTCAAGGGCGGGCTGGAGATTCCCTCGGCCACGGAGCAGGCCAACGACCCCATCCTCATCGCCAACGCCGCTGTCATCGTCAGCTTCGATAAGGACTAG
- a CDS encoding acetolactate synthase large subunit, with amino-acid sequence MSERDHKVKGSDLFVAALENEGVDRIFGVPGEENLDLVESLRTSKIQLILTRHEQAAAFMAATHGRLTGKPGVCLSTLGPGALNLSTGAAYAHLGAMPMILITGQKPIMSSRQARFQIVDVVATMKPLTKLSRQIISASSIPTVVRDAFRVAMEERPGPVHLELPEDIAGDEVPAAPVIHIHPIEIPVAHRAALDRAAEMILAAKRPLVMMGAATSRPRSTHGIASFVRRTGIPFFTTQMGKGTVPGGTNLYMGTAALSERDYVHDAIDAADLIVAIGHDPIEKPPFIMGPSGPKVIHVSYTSASVEQVYFPDAEVVGDVGPSLELLADRLEGKLPQAAALLPLREEILRRIVDRATEARWPPTPQRIVHDIRQVIPENGIVALDNGMYKIWFARNYRTRVANTLLLDNALATMGAGLPSAMMAAMLYPDRRVLAIAGDGGFMMNSQEMETAVRLKLNLVVLVLEDHAYGMIRWKQAVDHFADYGMTFGNPDFVMYANAYGAKGHRIESIDGFAPTLDAAFKEGGVHLVVIPIDYSENVRVLVDELRARQK; translated from the coding sequence ATGAGCGAGCGGGACCATAAAGTCAAAGGATCGGACCTGTTCGTCGCGGCGCTGGAGAACGAAGGCGTTGATCGCATTTTCGGTGTCCCCGGCGAAGAAAACCTCGACCTCGTCGAATCGCTCCGCACTTCGAAAATTCAGCTGATCCTGACCCGCCACGAGCAGGCCGCCGCCTTCATGGCCGCGACCCATGGCCGGTTGACCGGCAAGCCCGGCGTCTGCCTGTCGACGCTCGGCCCCGGTGCGCTCAATCTGTCCACGGGTGCCGCCTATGCGCATCTCGGCGCGATGCCGATGATCCTGATCACCGGGCAGAAGCCGATCATGAGCAGCCGGCAGGCGCGCTTCCAGATCGTGGACGTGGTCGCGACCATGAAGCCGCTGACGAAATTGTCGCGGCAGATCATCAGCGCCTCCTCGATCCCCACCGTGGTGCGCGATGCCTTTCGCGTGGCGATGGAGGAGCGGCCGGGACCGGTGCATCTCGAACTGCCCGAAGACATCGCGGGCGACGAGGTGCCGGCCGCCCCCGTGATTCACATCCATCCGATCGAGATCCCCGTCGCGCACCGCGCCGCGCTCGATCGTGCCGCCGAGATGATTTTGGCCGCAAAGCGCCCGCTGGTGATGATGGGCGCAGCGACCAGCCGGCCGCGCTCGACCCACGGCATCGCAAGCTTCGTGCGACGGACCGGCATTCCGTTCTTCACCACGCAGATGGGCAAGGGCACCGTGCCCGGCGGCACCAATCTCTATATGGGCACCGCGGCGCTGTCCGAGCGCGACTATGTGCACGATGCCATCGACGCCGCCGATTTGATCGTGGCGATCGGCCATGATCCGATCGAGAAGCCGCCCTTCATCATGGGTCCGTCGGGGCCGAAGGTGATTCACGTCAGCTACACTTCGGCCAGTGTCGAGCAGGTCTACTTTCCAGACGCCGAAGTGGTCGGCGACGTCGGCCCGAGCCTGGAGCTTCTGGCCGACCGGCTCGAAGGCAAGCTGCCGCAGGCGGCGGCGCTGTTGCCGCTACGGGAGGAAATCCTCAGGCGTATCGTCGACCGCGCCACCGAGGCGCGCTGGCCGCCGACGCCGCAGCGCATCGTGCACGACATCCGCCAGGTCATCCCCGAGAACGGCATCGTCGCGCTCGACAACGGCATGTACAAGATCTGGTTCGCACGCAACTACCGCACCCGCGTCGCCAACACGCTGCTGCTCGACAATGCGCTGGCGACGATGGGTGCAGGCCTGCCATCGGCGATGATGGCCGCGATGCTCTATCCTGACCGCCGCGTGCTCGCGATCGCCGGCGACGGCGGCTTCATGATGAACAGCCAGGAGATGGAGACTGCCGTCCGCCTCAAGCTCAATTTGGTCGTGCTGGTGCTGGAAGACCACGCCTACGGCATGATCCGCTGGAAGCAGGCCGTCGACCATTTTGCCGATTACGGCATGACCTTCGGCAATCCCGACTTCGTCATGTACGCGAACGCCTATGGCGCCAAGGGGCATCGCATCGAGAGCATCGACGGCTTTGCCCCGACGCTCGACGCCGCCTTCAAGGAGGGCGGCGTGCATCTGGTCGTGATCCCTATCGACTATTCGGAGAATGTGCGCGTGCTGGTCGATGAGCTGCGGGCGCGGCAAAAATAG
- a CDS encoding type I secretion system permease/ATPase, translated as MAAALSMVADEAAEPPYRHGDDVRDALLKLWPHFLWAGLFSSAINLLYLSSPLYLMQVYNRVLLNENIATLVLLTLILAIALLTMAGLDAVRAWILIRCGIRLDMELSTRVFEALVVRSAERGASRGAQQLRDLDQFRTFVTGSGIYFAFDLPWIPIYLLLLFFIHPLLGLVATIGALLLLGLAGVNEVLTRSPMKQAESSGNQSYVFTENVLRHADVIRAMGMQPAIERNWQSQRSAMLVQQAIASDKNAVMTSSIRFFRLLLQSLMLGTGAWLAIDHAITPATIFAASIVMGRALVPVEQAVGTWKQFIGARDSYTEVRNLLATVDLTVPQTIVPKQRNTVEVRELVCELPSRPEPVLKGLSFELAGGQALGIVGPSGSGKSTLARLLVGAMAPAAGRLRFGGLDYNHWDPVELGRHVGYLPQDVGLFAGTVRENIARFGDASTNEIIDAAIRAGIHDMVLDLPRQYDTRLGVGGVGLSGGQRQRLGLARALLGRPPLLVLDEPNANLDAPGEEALKAALLEAKAGGAAVIVITHRTTILDIVDVMMVIRNGMLDMLGPPGEVYQALQQQAAARAAAS; from the coding sequence ATGGCGGCAGCCCTTTCGATGGTCGCAGACGAGGCGGCAGAGCCGCCGTATCGGCATGGCGACGACGTCCGCGATGCATTGCTAAAACTCTGGCCGCATTTCCTCTGGGCCGGACTGTTCTCAAGCGCGATCAACCTGCTCTATCTCTCCTCGCCGCTCTATCTGATGCAGGTCTACAATCGCGTCCTGCTTAACGAAAACATCGCCACCCTTGTCCTACTCACCCTCATCCTCGCCATTGCGCTCCTGACCATGGCCGGGCTCGACGCGGTGCGCGCCTGGATCCTGATCCGCTGCGGCATCCGGCTCGACATGGAGCTGTCGACGCGCGTGTTCGAGGCGCTAGTCGTGCGATCGGCCGAGCGCGGCGCTTCGCGAGGCGCGCAGCAATTGCGCGATCTCGACCAGTTCCGCACCTTCGTCACCGGGTCCGGGATCTATTTCGCGTTTGACCTGCCCTGGATTCCGATCTACCTGCTGCTGTTGTTCTTCATCCATCCTCTGCTCGGCCTCGTCGCCACCATCGGCGCGCTGCTTCTGCTCGGACTCGCGGGCGTGAACGAAGTGCTGACCCGCTCGCCGATGAAGCAGGCCGAATCCTCCGGCAACCAGTCCTACGTCTTCACCGAGAATGTCCTGCGCCATGCCGACGTGATCCGCGCCATGGGCATGCAGCCAGCGATCGAGCGCAACTGGCAGAGCCAGCGCTCGGCGATGCTGGTGCAGCAGGCAATCGCCAGCGACAAGAACGCGGTGATGACGTCGTCGATCCGCTTCTTCCGCCTGCTGCTGCAGTCCCTGATGCTCGGCACCGGCGCGTGGCTCGCGATCGATCACGCCATTACGCCTGCAACGATTTTCGCCGCCAGCATCGTCATGGGCCGCGCGCTGGTTCCGGTCGAGCAGGCGGTCGGCACCTGGAAGCAGTTCATCGGCGCGCGCGATTCCTACACAGAGGTGCGCAACCTGCTCGCGACCGTGGACCTGACCGTGCCGCAGACCATCGTGCCGAAGCAGCGCAATACGGTCGAGGTGCGCGAGCTGGTCTGCGAATTGCCGTCGCGGCCCGAGCCAGTGCTGAAAGGTCTGTCCTTCGAGCTCGCCGGCGGTCAGGCGCTAGGCATCGTCGGGCCGAGCGGTTCAGGCAAGAGCACGCTGGCACGCCTCCTGGTCGGCGCGATGGCGCCCGCCGCCGGGCGCTTGCGCTTCGGCGGCCTCGACTACAATCATTGGGACCCCGTCGAACTCGGCCGTCATGTCGGCTACCTCCCGCAGGATGTCGGCCTGTTCGCCGGCACCGTCCGTGAAAACATCGCGCGCTTCGGCGACGCCTCGACCAACGAGATCATCGACGCCGCGATCCGCGCCGGCATCCACGACATGGTGCTGGATCTGCCCCGACAATACGACACACGGCTCGGCGTCGGTGGGGTCGGTCTCTCAGGTGGACAGCGCCAGCGTCTCGGCCTGGCACGTGCTTTGCTCGGCCGCCCACCGCTGCTCGTGCTCGACGAGCCCAACGCCAATCTCGACGCACCCGGCGAGGAGGCGCTGAAGGCTGCACTGCTCGAGGCCAAGGCCGGTGGCGCCGCCGTCATCGTCATCACCCATCGTACCACGATCCTCGACATCGTCGACGTCATGATGGTGATCCGTAACGGCATGCTCGACATGCTGGGGCCGCCCGGCGAGGTCTATCAGGCCTTGCAGCAGCAGGCAGCTGCGCGGGCGGCCGCATCGTGA
- a CDS encoding HlyD family type I secretion periplasmic adaptor subunit, translating into MSTVTYIADRERAYYARPGRPALVGAIVVGAFASAMTLWGTLAPISGAAIASGNLQVEGRRQSVQHPYGGVIRQLLVRDGAHVEKGQLLLVLDDSDPRAKLEVLVADRDAARAAEARLMAERDHHATPDFGIDPKDAKPALRQAMANETAMMAARKHQFDAETSVLKGKIAELNAQIGGTQAQLTGTEKQRELLTDEMNGAQHLYEQGYTPKTRILALQREDAKLQADIGAQRATIAGMQQQISQNDAEIAKAERARMSEITDQLRTTENKLAELAPKVDAATDVVTRTQIRAPATGSVVGLDVFTEGGVIQPGAKLMDIVPSDNPLIVDAQLKLSDINDVAVGRRAEIRLTGVNYIERPRLYGTIRTVSADRVTNDRASGPGYYVVEVSLEPDDVKKSRIELQSGMPAEVIVPTRPRTLFEYLFGPLRDELTRAFRER; encoded by the coding sequence GTGAGCACCGTAACCTATATCGCCGACCGCGAGCGCGCTTACTATGCGCGGCCGGGACGTCCGGCGCTGGTCGGCGCCATCGTAGTCGGCGCGTTCGCCTCGGCGATGACGCTGTGGGGCACCCTGGCGCCAATCTCGGGGGCGGCGATTGCCAGCGGCAACCTCCAGGTCGAAGGCCGGCGCCAGAGCGTGCAGCATCCCTATGGCGGCGTCATCCGCCAGCTTCTTGTGCGCGACGGCGCCCATGTCGAGAAGGGACAACTGCTACTCGTGCTCGACGACAGCGATCCGCGCGCCAAGCTCGAAGTGCTGGTCGCCGATCGCGATGCCGCCCGGGCGGCGGAGGCACGGCTGATGGCCGAGCGCGACCACCATGCCACGCCGGACTTTGGCATCGATCCCAAGGATGCAAAGCCCGCTTTGCGCCAGGCGATGGCGAACGAGACCGCGATGATGGCCGCGCGAAAACACCAGTTCGACGCGGAGACATCCGTGCTCAAGGGCAAGATCGCCGAGCTGAATGCCCAGATCGGTGGCACGCAGGCGCAGCTCACCGGCACTGAAAAGCAACGCGAGCTCCTGACCGACGAGATGAACGGCGCGCAGCATCTGTACGAACAGGGCTATACGCCGAAGACGCGGATCCTGGCGCTGCAGCGCGAGGACGCCAAGCTCCAGGCCGATATCGGCGCGCAGCGCGCCACCATCGCCGGAATGCAGCAGCAGATTTCGCAGAATGACGCGGAGATCGCCAAGGCCGAGCGCGCCCGGATGAGCGAGATCACCGATCAGCTCCGCACCACCGAGAACAAGCTCGCGGAACTCGCCCCGAAGGTCGACGCCGCAACCGATGTCGTAACGCGCACACAGATCCGGGCGCCCGCGACCGGCTCGGTGGTCGGGCTCGACGTTTTCACCGAAGGCGGCGTGATCCAGCCGGGCGCGAAGCTGATGGATATTGTGCCGTCGGACAATCCGCTGATCGTCGATGCGCAACTCAAGCTGTCCGACATCAACGACGTCGCCGTCGGCCGCCGCGCCGAGATCCGGCTGACCGGCGTCAACTATATTGAGCGGCCCCGCCTTTACGGCACCATACGAACGGTCTCGGCCGACCGTGTCACCAACGACAGGGCCAGCGGCCCCGGCTATTACGTGGTTGAGGTCTCGCTGGAGCCGGACGACGTCAAGAAGTCGCGCATCGAACTGCAATCGGGCATGCCGGCCGAGGTGATCGTGCCGACGCGGCCGCGCACGCTATTCGAATATCTGTTCGGTCCGCTGCGCGACGAGCTGACCCGTGCCTTTCGCGAACGCTGA
- a CDS encoding PadR family transcriptional regulator — translation MFRDKHQGRHGRDDRDFHFAFAMGRHGGRPRFGRGGHGFFGRGGDDFPGARRLSSQDLQLVILALLVEKPVHGYELIKIIEERSEGFYTPSPGVIYPALTYLEEVGHASVEQDGGRKLYSITPQGEAYLAEQRATADAILQALSRIGRRMDEVREAFAGVSDLDADASDELHRARHSLKRALRSKHGSDSAEARRIAGILERAAAEILGK, via the coding sequence ATGTTTCGTGACAAACACCAGGGCCGGCATGGCCGAGACGACCGGGATTTCCACTTCGCTTTTGCCATGGGCCGGCACGGTGGCCGGCCTCGCTTTGGCCGCGGCGGGCATGGCTTTTTCGGGCGCGGCGGCGACGACTTTCCGGGCGCACGTCGGCTGTCCTCGCAGGATCTCCAGCTCGTGATCCTGGCACTGCTGGTCGAAAAGCCAGTGCATGGCTACGAGCTGATCAAGATCATCGAGGAGCGCTCGGAGGGATTTTATACGCCGAGCCCCGGCGTGATCTATCCGGCGCTGACCTATCTCGAAGAGGTCGGCCACGCGAGCGTCGAGCAGGATGGCGGCCGCAAGCTCTACAGCATCACGCCGCAGGGCGAGGCCTATCTGGCCGAGCAGCGCGCGACCGCCGATGCGATCCTCCAGGCGTTGTCGCGGATCGGACGCCGCATGGACGAGGTGCGCGAGGCCTTCGCCGGCGTCAGCGATCTCGATGCCGATGCCTCGGACGAGTTGCACCGCGCCCGCCACAGCCTCAAGCGGGCATTGCGTTCCAAGCACGGCAGCGATTCCGCCGAGGCGCGTCGCATCGCCGGTATCTTGGAGCGCGCGGCGGCGGAAATCCTCGGCAAGTGA